Proteins found in one Mucilaginibacter gracilis genomic segment:
- a CDS encoding DUF4175 family protein produces the protein MVEQNGQHKIQSFKRQWISYQLLAAIVIAASTALPVGYLLHHVFSQPLWFIAPLFIVFAAALLLTQKPWKITDTDVSRYLNTVYPQLEESCELVIKPAGSLNLLEGLQRSKVNLILSGLALPAQFTRRLRLSVIWLFAAILLCFFTSKINYHSLASLSHGFGPSRQTVKNTVPEKLLPQIQSVKVIIAPPAYTGKATRGQDKFNLDAEEDATVTWHIATNTAINNVELLFNEKDVVKLHPANAEKTLWTAQKQLSTPGFYQVNIGGKLSDYYKIEITKDMPPVIRIKTPKQYTYIDAGESTKVPLSVTLSDDYGISDAFIYATIAKGSGEAVKFKEQKISFSTSFTSQQKSYELQKVIDLHSLNMEPGDEFYFYVQAQDNHLQQTRTDIYIVSIQDTAQLLSMNGMTMGVSLVPEYFRSERQIIMDTEKLLKDRDSISAEQFKNRSNDLGIDQKLLRLRYGKFLGEEEESSEGGGHQDKGLSSPENFSNAQKILDAYTDKHDNAEDASFLEKDTKAQLKNTLNEMWTVELNLRTFKPQVALPFEYKALRLLKDLQQKSRAYVAKTAFNPPPLKLVEKRLSGDLSKISQPLLHQDIKANTDVFDDMKKAASVLDNMKQTRTVNPAYVHILQMAGQQLSSRATAQPNVYLPAVKAMYNILNAAATKVNQSDILKVEAALQKALPPASKLPQANQSNADMGLGQSYFKNLKHLNK, from the coding sequence ATGGTTGAGCAAAACGGGCAGCATAAAATACAAAGCTTTAAACGCCAATGGATAAGCTACCAACTATTGGCCGCTATTGTTATAGCCGCATCAACAGCTTTACCTGTTGGTTATTTGCTGCACCATGTGTTTTCGCAACCGCTTTGGTTTATAGCACCGCTTTTTATTGTATTTGCCGCTGCCCTGTTACTCACCCAAAAACCCTGGAAAATTACCGACACCGATGTGTCGCGATATCTAAACACGGTTTACCCACAACTGGAAGAAAGCTGTGAACTGGTTATTAAACCCGCCGGTTCGCTTAATTTATTGGAGGGCTTGCAGCGCAGTAAAGTAAATTTAATATTGAGCGGCCTTGCCCTGCCCGCGCAGTTTACGCGCAGGCTTAGACTATCGGTTATATGGCTGTTTGCGGCTATTTTGTTATGTTTTTTTACAAGTAAAATAAATTACCATTCGTTGGCATCATTGTCTCACGGGTTTGGTCCGTCCCGGCAAACGGTAAAAAATACTGTTCCCGAAAAATTGCTTCCGCAGATACAATCGGTTAAGGTTATCATTGCGCCACCGGCTTACACGGGCAAAGCTACGCGCGGGCAGGATAAGTTTAACCTTGATGCCGAAGAAGATGCAACCGTAACCTGGCACATAGCAACCAATACCGCCATCAATAACGTTGAGTTACTATTTAACGAAAAGGACGTTGTAAAGCTGCATCCGGCTAATGCCGAAAAAACTTTGTGGACGGCCCAAAAGCAATTAAGTACGCCCGGCTTTTACCAGGTTAATATAGGCGGCAAACTATCTGATTATTATAAAATTGAGATTACAAAGGATATGCCGCCCGTTATTCGCATCAAAACCCCAAAACAGTACACTTATATTGATGCAGGCGAATCAACCAAAGTACCCCTAAGTGTTACTCTCAGCGACGATTATGGCATTAGCGACGCCTTTATTTACGCCACCATTGCCAAGGGTAGCGGCGAGGCGGTGAAGTTTAAGGAACAAAAAATCAGCTTCTCAACATCTTTTACTTCGCAACAAAAAAGCTATGAGTTGCAAAAGGTGATAGACTTGCATAGCCTTAACATGGAACCCGGCGACGAGTTTTATTTTTATGTGCAGGCGCAGGATAACCACTTGCAGCAAACCCGAACTGATATTTACATTGTTTCGATACAAGATACGGCCCAACTGTTGAGCATGAACGGCATGACGATGGGCGTTAGTTTGGTTCCGGAATATTTCCGCAGCGAGCGACAAATTATTATGGACACCGAAAAATTGCTAAAAGACCGTGATAGCATTAGTGCCGAGCAGTTTAAAAATCGCAGCAATGATCTGGGTATCGACCAAAAGTTATTGCGCCTGCGCTACGGTAAGTTTTTGGGTGAGGAAGAAGAATCGAGCGAGGGCGGCGGCCACCAGGACAAGGGGTTGAGCAGTCCGGAAAACTTCAGCAATGCACAAAAGATACTCGATGCCTATACCGATAAGCACGATAATGCCGAAGATGCCAGCTTTTTGGAAAAAGATACCAAGGCCCAACTGAAAAACACCCTGAACGAAATGTGGACAGTAGAGTTAAACCTGCGCACATTTAAACCACAAGTTGCGCTACCTTTTGAGTACAAGGCATTGCGGTTGCTGAAAGATTTGCAACAAAAATCGAGAGCTTACGTGGCCAAAACGGCCTTTAACCCGCCGCCATTAAAACTCGTTGAAAAACGGCTAAGTGGCGATTTATCTAAAATAAGTCAGCCGCTCTTGCATCAGGATATTAAAGCAAATACCGATGTGTTTGATGATATGAAAAAGGCAGCTTCGGTATTAGATAACATGAAGCAAACCCGCACCGTTAACCCTGCCTATGTCCACATATTACAAATGGCCGGGCAGCAATTAAGCAGTCGCGCAACGGCGCAGCCCAATGTTTATTTGCCCGCGGTTAAGGCAATGTATAATATTTTAAATGCGGCTGCTACAAAGGTTAACCAAAGCGATATTTTAAAGGTTGAAGCGGCTTTGCAAAAAGCCTTACCACCGGCTTCCAAATTACCGCAAGCCAATCAAAGCAATGCCGATATGGGGCTGGGCCAAAGCTATTTTAAAAACCTAAAACATTTAAATAAATGA
- a CDS encoding BatA domain-containing protein codes for MFQLFNPIWLFAITALSIPVIIHLWNIRPGKVLKVGSISLIQAASRKSSRSLNLMDVLLLLLRCLLLLLLAILLAQPFWTQNIKSGKLKGWVLIPRENIHQVYTAFKFRIDSLTNAGYQLHYFNNGFAIADTANFKTQADSAALNPVNNWAMLKQLSVQTPSGLPLYLFTVNSLNSVAGAKPQLNLNLRIQTYTPADSTVKWIQNAAITNNGIKITEGNSQPNGTTFSSTVVQATEQRGSVYQININSGQASVSYKNDTVNKAVNIDTATLQIAIYGDKGSDAQYLKAALDAVKQFTSRKINIQVSNTEARIPGLADWVFWLREQRIPSMIARNVSRIFVYEPGKVQNTNTWLDIDNNKIGLTKHIVTESNGETVWKDGFGNCVLSLETGPKQQLYHFYSRFNPSWGDLVWSDAFPKLMLNLLTDYKTDSIRDKRKVDDTQLLPTLTADNTIVAGSHAIRKTDLSKVLWLALVLLFLIERMLAHRTKSTENYG; via the coding sequence ATGTTCCAACTCTTTAATCCCATATGGCTGTTTGCAATTACCGCGTTAAGCATACCGGTAATTATACATTTATGGAATATAAGGCCGGGCAAAGTACTCAAAGTTGGCAGCATTTCGCTCATCCAGGCAGCGTCGCGCAAAAGCTCGCGCAGTTTGAATTTAATGGATGTTTTGTTGTTATTGTTGCGTTGTTTGCTGTTGTTGTTACTGGCTATATTGCTTGCCCAACCTTTTTGGACGCAAAATATTAAGTCAGGAAAATTAAAAGGCTGGGTTTTAATACCACGCGAAAACATACACCAGGTTTATACAGCGTTTAAATTCCGGATTGATTCGCTCACCAATGCCGGTTACCAATTGCATTATTTTAATAATGGCTTCGCAATTGCCGATACCGCAAATTTTAAAACCCAGGCGGATAGCGCTGCGTTAAACCCGGTTAATAACTGGGCAATGTTAAAGCAATTGAGTGTGCAAACGCCTTCCGGTTTACCGTTATACTTGTTTACCGTTAACTCATTAAATAGTGTAGCGGGCGCAAAACCACAGTTGAATTTAAACCTGCGAATACAAACCTATACCCCTGCCGATTCGACCGTTAAATGGATACAGAATGCCGCTATAACCAACAACGGCATTAAAATAACCGAAGGCAACAGCCAGCCAAACGGAACAACATTTAGCAGCACCGTAGTACAGGCAACCGAGCAGCGCGGTTCGGTTTATCAAATCAATATCAATAGCGGGCAGGCATCTGTTAGCTACAAAAACGATACCGTTAACAAAGCCGTTAACATTGACACGGCTACCTTGCAAATAGCTATTTATGGCGATAAGGGCAGCGATGCGCAGTATTTAAAAGCCGCGCTTGATGCAGTAAAACAATTTACCAGCCGAAAGATAAACATACAGGTTAGTAATACCGAAGCCCGCATACCCGGTTTGGCAGATTGGGTGTTTTGGTTGAGGGAGCAGCGTATTCCGTCAATGATAGCCAGGAATGTTAGTCGGATATTTGTTTATGAGCCGGGTAAAGTACAAAACACAAATACATGGCTGGATATAGACAATAATAAAATCGGTTTAACTAAACACATCGTTACTGAAAGCAATGGCGAAACGGTTTGGAAAGATGGTTTTGGCAATTGCGTTTTAAGTTTAGAAACCGGACCAAAGCAACAGCTATATCATTTCTACAGTCGTTTTAACCCCTCATGGGGCGATTTGGTTTGGAGCGATGCCTTCCCAAAACTGATGCTGAATTTATTGACCGATTATAAAACCGATAGCATCCGCGATAAGCGCAAAGTTGACGATACACAATTGCTGCCTACTTTAACCGCAGACAACACAATTGTGGCCGGGAGCCACGCAATCAGGAAAACCGATCTGTCCAAAGTGCTCTGGCTCGCCCTTGTATTGCTATTTTTGATAGAGCGCATGCTTGCCCACCGTACCAAAAGCACCGAAAATTATGGTTGA